The Helianthus annuus cultivar XRQ/B chromosome 16, HanXRQr2.0-SUNRISE, whole genome shotgun sequence genome includes a window with the following:
- the LOC110919069 gene encoding uncharacterized protein LOC110919069, giving the protein MKSEALHSSNQGSIPKKQVVPEPTLRHAKGCTYKYFVSCKPRDFTGEKWAIDCMKWLDEMETVIDISGCAKEDVVMFVSQSFKGDVLTWWKALVQSTGKVHLYNLSWEKFVDLVKDTYCPQHEVERVETDFLTLVMKDLDCRSYVTSFNSMSRLVPYLVTPEPKRIARFIGGLAPEVKGNVKASKPTTYRSVVDLSLSLTLDIVRSRAKKNSEEGKRKREDDQSSQSNKKGKGNSGSKKGQTGDKPKCKTCHKRHFGKCNRDP; this is encoded by the coding sequence ATGAAGAGTGAGGCCCTGCACTCGTCTAACCAGGGTAGTATACCCAAGAAGCAGGTTGTTCCTGAGCCTACCCTTAGGCACGCCAAGGGTTGTACCTACAAATATTTTGTTTCCTGTAAGCcaagagactttacaggagagaAATGGGCAATAGACTGTATGaagtggttagatgagatggaaaCGGTGATAGATATTAGCGGTTGCGCTAAAGAGGACGTGGTTATGTTTGTCTCCCAATCTTTTAAGGGCGATGTCCTTACATGGTGGAAAGCACTTGTACAATCCACCGGGAAGGTTCATCTGTATAATCTGTCATGGGAAAAGTTTGTTGATCTGGTTAAGGACACTTATTGTCCTCAGCACGAAGTAGAGCGCGTAGAGACTGATTTTCTCACCCTCGTGATGAAGGATCTAGAttgtagatcctatgtgactagTTTCAATTCCATGTCGAGGCTAGTACCGTATCTAGTCACACCAGAGCCCAAGCGCATTGCGCGTTTTATTGGTGGTTTGGCCCCTGAAGTTAAGGGGAATGTCAAGGCTTCAAAGCCAACCACCTACAGATCCGTTGTGGATCTATCTTTATCCCTCACTTTGGATATTGTGAGGAGTAGGGCGAAGAAGAATTCTGAAGAGGGGAAGAGGAAGAGAGAGGATGATCAGTCCTCTCAGTCGAACAAGAAAGGAAAGGGGAACTCTGGTTCCAAGAAAGGGCAAACTGGTGATAAGCCAAAGTGCAAGACTTGCCACAAGAGGCATTTTGGCAAGTGCAACCGGGACCCATAA